One Actinospica robiniae DSM 44927 genomic region harbors:
- a CDS encoding TadE/TadG family type IV pilus assembly protein, whose protein sequence is MKATPRSARRNRQDKESGATAIEFVLWTPLLFLFMFGSVQFGLAMFARHVAQTAAQEGARTAREQAAANPKTWQVPAEKDAKTWVNQLIGGLVSDGSLQATPIPVTRGAYPEVGMEVSFSIVSVVPDWQFHLDAASQGPVECYYTQAGACVGPNG, encoded by the coding sequence ATGAAGGCAACGCCCCGTTCCGCTCGCCGGAACAGGCAGGACAAGGAGTCGGGGGCCACGGCCATCGAGTTCGTGCTGTGGACCCCGCTCCTGTTCCTGTTCATGTTCGGCTCGGTTCAGTTCGGGCTGGCCATGTTCGCCCGCCATGTGGCGCAGACGGCTGCCCAGGAAGGGGCTCGTACGGCGCGGGAGCAGGCGGCGGCCAATCCCAAAACCTGGCAGGTACCCGCCGAGAAGGACGCGAAGACGTGGGTGAACCAGCTCATCGGCGGACTGGTCTCGGACGGTTCGCTGCAGGCGACGCCGATCCCGGTCACCCGCGGCGCGTATCCGGAGGTCGGCATGGAGGTCTCGTTCTCGATCGTCTCCGTGGTGCCGGACTGGCAGTTCCATCTCGACGCCGCCAGTCAGGGCCCGGTCGAGTGCTACTACACCCAGGCGGGTGCGTGTGTCGGCCCGAACGGCTAG